One Nicotiana tomentosiformis chromosome 4, ASM39032v3, whole genome shotgun sequence genomic window carries:
- the LOC138909297 gene encoding uncharacterized protein — protein sequence MAVSLRNGRDLDLEQEIARGSRPTEILVTVPIEELNKENEVAKETKKVQEKVLEKVPKQDLTQATRKKRPPAPFPQRLAKYHKDEQYKKFMEMLKQIQVNIPLIDALREMHGYEKMMKDLMPRKFDFQDLSTVTQTQTCSVVVTRPIAEKLSDQGSFIIPCTIGSYAFSKTLYDLGVGKFVFPADFVILDCQVDEEIPIILGRPFLATGRALID from the exons ATGGCTGTGAGTCTGAGAAATGGTAGAGATCTTGATTtagagcaagaaattgctcgCGGGAGCCGACCAACTGAGATACTTGTGACAGTACCAATTGAG GAACTAAACAAAGAAAATGAGGTTGCAAAGGAGACTAAGAAAGTGCAAGAAAAGGTATTAGAAAAAGTGCCTAAGCAGGATCTAACTCAAGCCACAAGAAAGAAGCGACCTCCAGCACCTTTCCCACAGAGGTTGGCCAAATATCATAAGGATGAGCaatataagaaattcatggagatgttAAAGCAGATTCAGGTGAACATCCCATTGATTGATGCCTTAAGGGAGATGCATGGTTAtgaaaaaatgatgaaggacttgatgcctcgcaagttcgactttcaagacttgTCCACTGTTACACAGACTCAGACATGTAGTGTTGTCGTGACAAGACCCATAGCCGAGAAGCTATCCGATCAAGGGAGTTTCATAATTCCGTGCACCATAGGCAGCTATGCTTTTTCTAAAACATTGTATGATTTGGGG GTTGGAAAGTTTGTGTTTccggcagattttgtcattctggactgccaggttgatgaagagattcccataattttagGAAGGCCATTCTTGGCCACAGGGAGAGCTCTGATTGATTGA